The proteins below are encoded in one region of Cohaesibacter intestini:
- a CDS encoding D-amino-acid transaminase, with protein MSRIVYVNGEFLPEEDAKISVFDRGFLFADGVYEVSTIIDGKLVDNGAHLARLERSMKELEMDQPCTMEELEAAQHELLRRNDVKEGGLYLQVTRGAADRDFAFPKEAKSSLVMFTQAKAVIDNPAAKTGISVVTVPDIRWQRRDIKAVGLLPASMAKQAALKAGADDAWMVEGGYVTEGSSNNAHIVTKDGVLVTRALSNKILHGITRKAVLALAEETGITVEERSFTPEEVGEASEAFITSASMFVMPVTKFDGEPVGDGQPGPVSTRLRALYVAFARDSLS; from the coding sequence ATGTCCCGTATCGTGTATGTGAATGGCGAATTTCTGCCAGAAGAAGACGCCAAGATTTCGGTCTTTGATCGTGGTTTCCTGTTTGCAGATGGCGTTTATGAAGTCTCGACCATTATCGATGGCAAACTGGTCGACAATGGTGCCCATCTCGCCCGTCTGGAACGCTCGATGAAAGAGCTGGAGATGGATCAGCCGTGCACGATGGAAGAGCTGGAAGCCGCCCAGCATGAGCTGCTGCGTCGCAACGATGTCAAGGAAGGCGGACTTTATCTGCAGGTCACCCGTGGTGCGGCCGATCGTGATTTTGCTTTTCCCAAAGAAGCAAAATCCTCGTTGGTCATGTTCACTCAGGCCAAAGCTGTGATCGACAATCCTGCCGCCAAGACCGGGATTAGCGTTGTTACGGTGCCGGATATTCGCTGGCAGCGCCGCGATATCAAGGCCGTTGGCCTGCTGCCCGCTTCGATGGCCAAACAAGCTGCGCTGAAGGCTGGGGCCGACGACGCATGGATGGTTGAAGGTGGCTATGTTACCGAAGGCTCGTCCAACAATGCCCACATCGTCACCAAGGATGGCGTGCTGGTAACCCGGGCCTTGTCCAACAAGATTCTGCACGGCATCACCCGCAAGGCTGTACTGGCCTTGGCTGAAGAAACCGGCATCACGGTTGAAGAGCGCAGCTTCACGCCCGAGGAAGTGGGTGAAGCGTCTGAGGCCTTCATCACCTCTGCTTCGATGTTCGTCATGCCAGTGACCAAGTTTGACGGCGAGCCCGTTGGCGATGGCCAGCCGGGACCGGTCAGCACCCGCCTGCGTGCGCTGTATGTGGCCTTTGCTCGCGACAGCCTGAGTTAG
- a CDS encoding TIGR03862 family flavoprotein: protein MTAHRKKQVAIIGAGAAGLMAADRLSSERPDLAITLYDAMPSPARKILMAGKSGLNISHQSGIDAPERFLARYGKAAGFMAPMLDRFGTAELITWMEGLGQTLFVGSSGRLFPSTMKASTLLRSLLTRLDGRGVALRARHRWSGWDNDGALLFATPQGQQAVRADATLLSLGGPSWPRLGTDGDFVDVLQARGLAMRAFRPANCGFDANWPEAFAEQWAGQPVKSVRLSFGDNEVAGDFIITRHGIEGGPVYGLSASLRDAIEQDGQATLLIDLRPNQSDDQLAAKMSRPRGKQSLSNHLRKTIHLQGLQAALVKALVDRETMQDPQKLARSLKALPLPLVRTRPMAEAISTAGGVALDALDASLMVRSQPGLFVAGEMLDWEAPTGGYLLTACLSQGRWAADGIASYLA from the coding sequence ATGACGGCGCATCGCAAAAAACAAGTGGCCATTATCGGGGCCGGTGCAGCTGGCCTCATGGCGGCAGACCGGCTGTCGAGCGAACGGCCTGATCTGGCCATCACGCTCTATGATGCCATGCCGAGCCCTGCTCGCAAAATCCTGATGGCAGGCAAGAGCGGTTTGAATATATCCCATCAGAGCGGAATCGATGCTCCCGAGCGCTTTCTGGCTCGCTATGGAAAGGCAGCAGGTTTCATGGCACCCATGCTGGATCGCTTTGGGACGGCCGAACTGATCACATGGATGGAAGGGCTTGGACAAACTCTCTTTGTTGGCTCGTCAGGTCGGCTCTTTCCCAGCACCATGAAAGCTTCAACGTTGCTGCGTTCCCTTCTGACCCGGCTTGACGGACGCGGTGTCGCACTACGCGCACGGCATCGCTGGAGCGGCTGGGACAACGATGGAGCGCTGCTCTTTGCCACCCCACAGGGACAACAGGCCGTTCGTGCTGACGCAACGTTGTTGTCTTTGGGTGGGCCAAGCTGGCCACGGCTCGGGACCGATGGCGACTTTGTGGACGTCCTTCAAGCACGTGGTCTTGCGATGCGCGCCTTTCGCCCGGCCAATTGCGGCTTTGATGCCAACTGGCCTGAGGCCTTTGCCGAGCAGTGGGCGGGTCAACCGGTCAAATCGGTGCGCCTGTCCTTTGGCGACAATGAAGTGGCGGGCGACTTCATCATCACACGCCATGGCATCGAGGGAGGGCCTGTCTATGGTCTCAGCGCTTCATTACGCGATGCGATCGAGCAAGATGGCCAAGCCACTCTATTGATCGATTTGCGGCCCAATCAAAGTGATGACCAGCTTGCTGCCAAGATGTCTCGCCCAAGGGGCAAACAGTCATTGTCGAACCATTTGCGCAAAACGATCCATCTGCAAGGGCTGCAAGCGGCATTGGTGAAAGCCTTGGTAGATCGCGAGACTATGCAGGATCCACAGAAGCTGGCCAGAAGCCTGAAGGCTCTTCCCTTGCCTTTGGTTCGAACGCGGCCGATGGCGGAGGCGATCAGCACCGCAGGCGGCGTTGCGCTGGATGCGCTGGATGCGTCTCTCATGGTGCGGTCTCAGCCTGGTCTGTTTGTTGCCGGGGAAATGCTCGACTGGGAAGCGCCAACGGGTGGCTATTTGCTGACCGCCTGTCTGTCTCAGGGGCGATGGGCCGCAGACGGCATCGCCAGTTATCTTGCCTGA
- a CDS encoding transglutaminase-like cysteine peptidase, producing MFRLRSYRNQSRILQAATLVAGLLVGASHAAATGATDVSLSGLGMRVVERTSPPAGHVHYCAREPDACARYGQGAVILTQTSWQQLVTINSVINKSIAPKADGRVDQWSVYVSAGDCEDYALTKQRELLSRGWPSDALLVTTAYLPDGTYHAVLVVRTDRGEFVLDNLDPLILPWQKVKYRWNKRQAVGNPHIWQTIVGAPKARDGQSVARLRPALEP from the coding sequence TTGTTTCGACTTCGTTCATATCGAAATCAATCCCGCATTTTGCAGGCAGCCACCCTTGTCGCTGGCCTGTTGGTTGGTGCAAGCCATGCTGCAGCGACCGGCGCGACAGATGTGTCCCTGTCGGGTCTTGGGATGCGCGTGGTTGAGCGGACCAGCCCACCAGCCGGTCATGTCCACTATTGCGCCCGGGAACCCGACGCCTGTGCCCGCTATGGTCAGGGAGCGGTCATTCTGACTCAGACCAGTTGGCAACAGCTGGTCACGATCAACAGCGTGATCAACAAGAGCATTGCCCCGAAAGCCGATGGCCGTGTCGACCAATGGTCTGTTTATGTGTCTGCGGGGGACTGCGAAGATTACGCCCTGACGAAACAGCGCGAGCTGTTGAGCCGGGGCTGGCCTTCAGATGCACTGCTGGTCACCACCGCCTATCTGCCCGACGGCACCTATCATGCGGTGTTGGTGGTGCGCACGGATCGCGGCGAATTTGTGCTCGACAATCTCGATCCGCTGATCCTGCCTTGGCAGAAGGTCAAATATCGCTGGAACAAACGTCAGGCGGTCGGCAATCCGCACATCTGGCAGACGATCGTGGGTGCTCCGAAAGCACGTGACGGCCAGTCGGTTGCGCGTCTGAGGCCCGCGCTTGAGCCCTAA
- a CDS encoding acetyl-CoA hydrolase/transferase C-terminal domain-containing protein: protein MGTYGTLEERVRCPFLMNKVKTVEEVLPMFKDGMNLGWSGFTPAGYPKAVPIALADYVEENNLQGKMRFNLFIGASVGAETEDRWASLDMIDRRWPYQTGKNIAKAINEGRIRMGDKHLSLFAQDLAYGYYTKDTQSGKLDLAIIEVSGITEDGGLIPSASVGVIPEIVQTCENIIIEVNTAMPSFEGMHDVMVLHAPPHREIIGVTKADSRIGSTYVPCDPSKIVAIVESEHTDKGRSLAGADEDSIAIANHLLDFFGAEVKAGRLPGNLLPLQSGVGSIANAVVSGLANGPFYDLSVYTEVLQDGMLDLFDSGRLKRASACSLSLSENEGMPRFIKNRELYQDKIVLRPLSISNNPEVARRLGVIAMNTPVEIDMYGHANSTLINGTRIVNGIGGSGDFLRSGFLKIMHTPSSRPTKTDPTGISCIVPHAQHIDHTEHDLDIVVTEQGLADLRGLSPRDRAHAIINNCAHPDYKDILNAYFDKAEKDCLARGVGHEPQLWDCVFKMQLNNAQNGTMKIKNWDVKLDLL from the coding sequence ATGGGTACGTATGGAACACTGGAAGAACGCGTCCGCTGTCCGTTCCTGATGAACAAAGTTAAAACCGTCGAAGAAGTCCTTCCGATGTTCAAAGACGGTATGAACCTTGGCTGGTCAGGTTTTACCCCTGCCGGTTACCCTAAAGCGGTTCCGATCGCTCTTGCCGATTATGTTGAAGAGAACAATCTTCAGGGCAAAATGCGCTTCAACCTGTTCATCGGTGCTTCTGTTGGTGCAGAAACCGAAGACCGTTGGGCAAGCCTCGACATGATCGACCGTCGCTGGCCTTACCAGACCGGTAAAAACATCGCCAAGGCCATTAACGAAGGCCGCATCCGCATGGGTGACAAGCACTTGTCCCTGTTTGCTCAGGATCTGGCCTATGGTTACTACACCAAAGACACCCAGTCCGGTAAACTCGATCTGGCGATCATCGAAGTGTCTGGCATCACCGAAGATGGTGGCCTTATTCCTTCCGCTTCCGTTGGTGTGATCCCTGAAATCGTTCAGACCTGCGAAAACATCATCATCGAAGTCAACACCGCCATGCCTTCCTTCGAAGGAATGCATGACGTGATGGTTCTGCATGCGCCTCCGCATCGTGAAATCATCGGTGTCACCAAAGCTGACAGCCGCATTGGCTCCACTTATGTGCCTTGCGATCCTTCCAAGATCGTCGCAATCGTCGAATCCGAGCATACCGATAAAGGCCGTTCTTTGGCCGGTGCTGATGAAGATTCCATCGCTATCGCCAACCATTTGCTCGACTTCTTCGGCGCTGAAGTAAAAGCTGGCCGTCTGCCGGGCAACCTGCTGCCACTGCAGTCCGGTGTGGGCTCCATCGCCAACGCTGTTGTGTCTGGTCTGGCCAACGGTCCTTTCTACGATCTGTCGGTTTACACCGAAGTTCTTCAGGACGGTATGCTTGACCTGTTCGACTCCGGTCGTCTGAAACGTGCATCTGCCTGCTCGCTTTCCCTGTCGGAAAATGAAGGCATGCCACGCTTCATTAAAAACCGCGAGCTGTATCAGGACAAAATCGTCCTGCGTCCTCTGTCGATCTCCAACAACCCTGAGGTTGCCCGTCGTCTCGGCGTTATCGCCATGAACACGCCGGTTGAAATCGACATGTATGGCCATGCAAACTCGACCTTGATCAACGGTACCCGTATCGTCAACGGTATCGGTGGGTCGGGCGACTTCCTGCGCTCCGGCTTCCTGAAGATCATGCATACCCCATCCAGCCGTCCAACCAAAACCGATCCAACCGGTATCAGCTGCATCGTGCCGCACGCACAGCATATTGACCATACCGAACATGATCTGGACATCGTCGTAACCGAACAGGGTCTGGCTGACCTTCGTGGTCTGTCTCCTCGTGACCGTGCACATGCCATCATCAACAATTGTGCGCATCCGGACTACAAAGACATCCTGAACGCCTATTTCGACAAGGCTGAAAAAGACTGCCTGGCTCGCGGCGTTGGCCACGAACCACAGCTTTGGGATTGCGTCTTCAAGATGCAGTTGAACAATGCCCAGAACGGCACCATGAAGATCAAAAACTGGGACGTTAAACTCGACCTTCTTTAA